The Alphaproteobacteria bacterium genome contains a region encoding:
- a CDS encoding aliphatic sulfonate ABC transporter substrate-binding protein: MSLFSRRSLLSSALLVGLLPTSLLAADKPKEIRIDWATYNPVSMVLKEKGLLEKEFAKDGIGIRWVQTLGSNKALEFLNAGSIDFGSSAGSAALLSKINGNPIKSIYVYSQPEWTALVTTKDSKIAKIEDLKGKRVAVTRGTDPHIFLVRALQSVGLTEKDIQPVLLQHPDGKTALIRGDVDAWAGLDPMMAQAEIEDGAKLFYRNKAANTWGILNAREEFLKDHPDLVKRVLAVYEEARKYSLANYAEEKHAFQAATKLSDAIADKQLKERTTITYNKIGPEQRDSILQAGLALQKAGVIKADVDVKKTLDDLVDDKWVAVTN; this comes from the coding sequence ATGTCCCTCTTCTCACGACGCTCCCTGCTCTCGTCCGCATTGCTCGTTGGCCTGCTGCCGACGAGCTTGCTTGCCGCCGACAAGCCGAAGGAAATCCGCATCGACTGGGCGACCTACAATCCGGTCTCGATGGTGCTCAAGGAGAAGGGCCTGCTCGAGAAGGAGTTCGCCAAGGACGGCATCGGCATCCGCTGGGTGCAGACGCTCGGCTCCAACAAGGCGCTGGAATTTTTGAACGCCGGCTCGATCGACTTCGGTTCGAGCGCAGGCTCGGCCGCGCTGCTCTCCAAGATCAACGGCAATCCGATCAAGTCGATCTACGTCTACTCGCAACCCGAATGGACCGCGCTGGTCACGACCAAGGACTCCAAGATCGCAAAGATCGAGGATCTGAAAGGCAAGCGCGTCGCGGTGACGCGCGGCACCGATCCGCACATCTTCCTGGTACGCGCGCTGCAATCGGTCGGCCTGACCGAAAAGGACATCCAGCCGGTGCTGCTGCAGCATCCGGACGGCAAGACCGCGCTGATCCGCGGCGACGTCGATGCCTGGGCCGGCCTTGATCCGATGATGGCGCAGGCCGAGATCGAAGACGGCGCGAAGCTGTTCTACCGCAACAAGGCGGCCAACACCTGGGGCATCCTCAATGCGCGCGAGGAGTTCCTCAAGGATCACCCGGATCTCGTGAAGCGCGTGCTCGCGGTCTATGAGGAGGCGCGCAAATATTCGCTCGCCAACTATGCCGAGGAGAAGCACGCATTCCAGGCCGCGACCAAGCTCTCCGATGCGATCGCCGACAAGCAGCTCAAGGAGCGCACCACCATCACCTACAACAAGATCGGGCCTGAGCAGCGCGACTCGATCCTTCAGGCCGGCCTCGCGTTGCAGAAGGCCGGCGTGATCAAGGCGGATGTCGACGTGAAGAAAACGCTCGACGATCTGGTCGATGACAAGTGGGTGGCGGTGACGAACTAG